TTCCTTATTTTTAAAGGtgcttttattaattaaatttaataataaaggtgTGCAGTAATAACACGTCCGGATTTAACAGGAAACAGTAAATAAACTCTTTGATATTTGGTTGGCTTACAGGAATTAACCTGGTGGTGAAATCCAGAGTTTTTCAGTACGTGATGTGTAAGTCTGCTCCactttctatattttattttactgattttctttattatgcttgtatttattattattattaatgtaaagtGCATCAGATGCagagggtgtgaatactttctgaacccTCTGTAAGTGGGTGGATGGAGGCAGATGAACTCAGTGCAGTATACTGCTACATGCAGTATGAAAGCATGTAGACGCGACGACACCCAGATAAAAGCAGATCGATCATCCGTCTGAACGTATAGATACAGAATCTATACAATAAAATGGAGCTGATACACGAGAAActgaccaacacacacacacacacacacacacacacacacaaaaggatggactgatggacagacgaataaaaatacagacagatgtgtgtgtgtgtgtgtgtagaagctgtaattatatttaataattgatAATATGCTGTatttagaagtgtgtgtgtatagaagtttgtgtgtgtgtgtgtgtgtgtgtgtgtgtgtgtgtgtgtgtgtgtttataacgAGAGTAAATCTGTTCTGTGTACAGACATCGTTGTGGCTGTTAATGGAGTCTGGATTCTGGTGGAGACCAACACGTTAAACagtaagaagtgtgtgtgtgtgtgtgtgtgtgtgtgtttgtccattCATGTGTGTATGTCCTTCCACCTGTGTgtgtctatctgtgtgtgtttgtgtgtgtttgttcacttatgtgtgtgtgtgtgtgtgtgtgtgtgtgtgtgtgtgtgcctgtccttctgcatgtgtgtgtctgtccactcatgtgtgtgtatgtgtgtgtttgttcacttatgtgtgtgtgtgtccattcatgtgtgtttgtctgtctgtccattagtgtgtgtgtgtgtgtgtttggccctccttgtgtgtgtgtgtgtgtgtgtgtgtgtctgcaatacagtgtgtgtgtgtgtgtttgtctgttcaCCACATGTACTGTAATTCAGTTTCCCCTTTGATCTTTTGGATttcttgctctgtgtgtgtgtgtgtgtgtgtgtgtgtgtgtgtgtgtgtgtgcgtgtgtgtgtgtgtgtgtaggtggtttCTCCTGGTCCCAGTCTGTTCCCTGGAGCTACATTGTTTTTCTTACCAGTAAGTGAAACTCTGAATGTTGTTTATATTAATGATCCACTCGTAAGGGAtcataagggccttgcttaagggcccgacACTGGTAActtgggacttgaaccagtgaccagcAGGAATGATTCagtgtgtttttctctgtgtgcAGTTTATGGTGTTGAGGTGCTGTTAAAAATCACCGGTCTCGGACCTTTAGCTTACTTCAGCTCCGGGTGGAACctgtaagaacacacacacactcacacgtacacacacacttattcacacacacacacacacacacacgcacactcacgGTTCTTCTCTCTCCTCCTGTAGGTTTGATTTCTCTGTGACCGTTTTTGCCTTTCTGGGATTGATTGCTCTGGCGTTTGACATGGAGCCGTTCTACTTCATCGTGGTTCTGAGGCCTCTGCAGCTCCTCcggtacgagtgtgtgtgtgtgtgtgtgtgtgtttgtgtgggtacAGTTGTGTGAAGAAGTAATTGCCCCCCTTTTAATCACTTGTCCTTGTTTAGGCTGTTTAAGATAAAGCAGCGCTACCGTAATGTGTTGGACACCATGTTCGAGCTCTTCCCCCGCATGGCCAGGTGTGGTACTGCAGCCTCCACGTCTCAACACACCTCCAGCATGATCAATTACTTTTGTTATTTACTATAGTGGCAAAATAATTCTCTCTCTCACCATCCCTCAGTCTGGGACTCACTCTCATCATCTTCTATTACTCCTTCGCCATCGTTGGAATGGAGTTCTTCGCTGATGTCGTCTATCCGAACTGCTGCAAGTAAGATCAGCTCCTCAAACTCGAACATCACCTCCTCTAAATCGTAAATCTccatcagatccagggttacagctccacatgtatctgtgtttatctggattctcctccctgtttcacttttaaacttgtgttacagctccagcttctgagaaacggtgagaatcagaatcagcttctcccagagtctaaaacgcttctggttcagaataaagcttaacgtggtttaatgtagtaaaagaaggagacaggagcactaaacttctcttcattattactgctcataagttcctccactaatcacattcctcactcgctgttttactacaataagtcacggtaAGCGTCGTTCGTACGGCCAGAGTCGCTTTTACTgcctcgtatcaaacagtttgtctcattggaggagctttgaaaaggtcagcgaacagcaaactgggtcaaagtttgaGCGCTGTGGCAAGCGCAAGAATCAATTAGAATTTGCTGCATATAAAAATGGACCGTGGGCGCAGTTcggacacccctgctctacacGGACACGATAAATTACTTCGTCCGAAAGTTTACGCCAATTCAGCCAGTTAATGTTTGTGTAACATCTGGAGCTTGCgagttctaatctcagctctgctaactgCTAATGATTGGCAGGTCCGAGGGAAGAAGCctgtagggattcctcataagtgctgcatttactccctctgctggctgatcgatggcgctgcactcTCTGTGCGTGAttcggatctccgtatgaactgGTGCAGGTGCTGCACACAtgccagagggggcgtgtgttagtcctGGCCCTCCTTCGGTCAGCAGCAAGTGTTTAAGTGTGTAAATATTCTGGCAGGAATCGGAATGCTGACGTGTTTGATTTTGCCGTTTCGTTTTCAGCACCAGCACCGTCGCCGAATCGTACCGGCAAATCAACGTAACCATCGGCAACCGCACGGTGCTGGAGGAGGGATACTACTATCTCAACAACTTCAACAACATCCTCAGTAGCTTCGGTacgttatcacacacacacaaacacacgggtGTGTCCCTACAGTTAGTAACTGAACTCTCTTGCTCTTCTTCTCTGGTCTCTGCAGTTACGCTGTTCGAGCTCACCGTCGTCAACAACTGGTACATCACCATGGTACGTGCAGCATTTTATATTCATGTGATCATGTGTGGGCCACGCCTTgttaggactgacaggtacacattcattaggactgacaggtacacagacCACACCTTattaggactgacaggtacacaggccacgccttctttacaagACTGACAGATACACAGGCCACACCTTCTTTACAAGACTGACAGGTAAACAGGCCACGCCTTCTTTTCAAAGCTGACAGGTACACAGTCattaggactgacaggtacacggGCCACGCCTCAATAGGACTGATTGGTACACAGGCCACACCTTTTTTCTAAGACTAACAGGTACACAAGCCACGCCTTCTTTccaagactgacaggtacacaagCCACATCTCATTATTATTGACAGGTACATGGGCCACGCCTCattaggactgacaggtacacggGCCACGCCTCAATAGGACTGATTGGTACACAGGCCACACCTTTTTTCCAAGACTGACGGATACACAAGCCACGCCTTCTTTCCAAGGCTGACAGGTACACAAGCCACACCTCATTATTATTGACAGGTACATGGGCCACGCCTCATTAGGACTGACTGGTACACAGGCCACGCCTCATTAAGACTTAGAGGTACATAAGCCACGCCTTCTTTctaagactgacaggtacacaggccACGCCTCATTAGGACTGAGAGGTGTTTAGGCCACGCCTTCTGTccaagactgacaggtacatagGTCACGCATTCTTTCCAAAGCCGACAGGTACACAGGCCACGCATCCTTTATGGGTACAGAGACCCATAAGACACTGGGAATGGCCGATACAGAGTCCAGCCTTTGTTCCGCCTCCAGTAATGATTCGTAACGACCTGATTGGCTGTTGTGCTCCTGTTACAGGAAGGTGTGACGTCACAGACGAGCCACTGGAGCCGACTCTACTTCATGACCTTTTACATCGTCACTATGGTGCGTATGAAgcgttcgtgtgtgtgtgtgtgtgtgtgtgccgtgttttaccactgcctgTTCTCCTGCAGGTGGTGATGACCATAATCGTGGCCTTCATCCTCGATGCTTTTGTTTTCCGGATGAACTACAGTCGCAAGAACAGAGAGCCGCAAGGCGACCCAGAAGGTTTCACTTCCTGTTTACGTCTCATTCATCCCTATTTCACTGTGCCTTCATTTTCCTGTGGCTGTTGCACCTCTTTAAGCATCGTGGACTGTGCCGATGCACAGCTTTGCTGCTCCTTTTTTACAGCTTGCAGCTGAGCTCAAAGTTCAAACTGATCCAGTTTGCCACAGAGCGCCACCAGTACGACCGGTTTTGTAATTCGGCGTAGCTGGAAATTCATCCGTTCCTCACAGGAACACAAAACAATGGTTCGTGTTATAGAACCTTAGACCTTTTGATTTAATCCAGCCTGCAGTGTCCCTGGATGTAGCAGCTCTCGAGTGCAGCGGTACGTGGAATGTGCGCCCAGCCTCGTGGTGAACGAAGCGCCAAACGCTTATCACACTTATCATGTGGATGCAGCTTTAGGATCGGCCCGGCCTTCAGCTCATCTGTTAACGTGCAGCAATTCTTTAAAGCCAGTTACACAAGAGCGAGAAGTACAGCCGAAAttctttattatgattatgataaactgtgtgtgtgtgtgttagttgaaAAGGGCGTGGTGTTTGAAGCTGAAGTGAACCGTGCTGAAGCGCTGCAAACACTGGAgctctacaaacacacacttactacAACCAACCTGAGCTCGCTACATAACATGTGTATCAGCATGGACCGGAACGGGgtacgaacacacacacacacacacacacacacacacacacacacacacacacacacacacacactgtaaagaCCCCTAGCATGCTgggtaatatatatatatattttgttccCCAACCGCAGCATGCAAGTTTGGTCTTCCAAGGTCGCAGGTCACGCACGAAGAGTGACCTGAGCATGAAGATGTACGAGGAAGAGATCCAGGTACGATACGAGTTTGGTTCCTcgctataaaaatatattttcgaACAAGGGTGTGTTGGGGGGTGGGGTGTCCAAAATTATTGGGGTAAAAAAGGTAAAGGAACTGCTGGAGGAGGAGGTCTGGgcgtgtatatagtatatatccAGCTTCTTGTTTGGAAGGTGGTGTCGGGGCGCAGGGCCAGCATTGtacgggattcgaacccacaacctccTAATGTTTAACTTAAAGCTCCTTTAGGATTCCACTGTCCCTGTTTCAAACCTGGCCACATTTTGTCAGGGTGCCCGTCTTTCGTGTTAGCTTAGCAACTCGCAGGGCAAACCCACGCCCATCCAAATTCATTGTTTAGGGATGTACTGATACTGTATTGGTACACGGTATCGGAGCGGATACTGATACTGatttgaaatgtgtgtgtgtgtgtgtgtgtgcaggaatgGTACGAAGAGTATTCCAGAATGAATCTACCTCAGCCGGACAGTACACTCCGTGGAGAACTGGACAGTCCTGACCCCACACCGCATTAACTGAGCTCTCACACGCGCCGCCGATCCGTGTGTTAGCATGAACGCACGGCGTCCGGCGGTCTGGTTTCGTATATAAACACGTAACAGTTCTTCAGGTGAGCGTCCCTTACTGGGCGAGGGACCGCGACTGGTCAGTGTAGTAAACGCCCACTTCCTGTTCGCACCTGTTCTACTAGCCTTATTTCCCGTCGCACCCTTACGGTTCCGCGACCAATCAGGGAAGATCAGTCACGGGGTCGCGCTCGGGTCCAGGAACCaggtttattttcatttttataagtGAAGTCTCGTTTTGGGATTTTAAGAGGGTTTTCTGCTGTAGCAATACAATACAGACGCTGGTGTTGGACACGCACAGTTCCCACGAATATAAACTCCATAACAAAAGcacaaacatttttaatatatttaatatttaaattgttttatgtaGGGTTTTTGGACATGTTTACTTCATTAAGAACTGCCAGCATtgttgatagcaccgctggagattcgaaccctgcatcccagcagtagtgtgcGAGCGCATCACCCAAGACTGGGTATCGAGTCCACCCCGAGTTCTCAAGTTCTGAtttattctgttattattattattattattattattattattattcagtattAAATCTGCAATAACGTACGTTTATGTTGTTAACATCCAGCGATGATTTTAAGAGCAATATTGTGGAGTCGTATGAAGCCCCAATCAGATCATTATATCATGAACGAGAACCTTGAAGTTTAGCTCATGTTAGTAAAGGTCCATCATGCTAATTATGCTACAAGTGGacccatttttattattatcattttttagCTGACATCATAAAGCCTAAAAATGTTCGGCCTCTAATAAGCTTCAGTTTTCTGTTATGTAGCTTTTACTCAGCATTACATTTCCACATCAATTCTATCTGTACGTAAGAATCTCTCACTTGTTATACAGtatgatatataatatataatcacCGACGTGTGTAAATATTAGCGGGAGACAGGCGGGACGACGTCGTTTACTCATGAACAAATACTAAGCTAACAGAACTCACTACTAACGcgggttttacacacttttaaaCCTTGAAACCTATAAATAATTTTCTAGAGACGTTCTTTTGTACGTGTATGATAATGTACTGAATTCGTGTGAATCGattaaatgattcattttaatGAACTCGACTCCTTTGCTCGATTCGTGTTCTTCCACCACCGGTGCAGTTGCTCTGACCAGACAGTAGGGGTCACTGTAGCTTCTTCTGTGTGTTGATCGCCTGATGTTTTTGTGTTCAGGGGTGtctaaacttttcttgttgggggccacATTTAgagaaaaaacatgcagtgaagGGCCACAGACTCAtggactaataaataaataaaacataaggcCTGCTCGATTACTATAAACTACACGTTTTTTTGGTTTGAATGAGATTATTACATTCTGTCGTTAAAGCAACTGTTTCCTgacaaattaaacatacccacttccctctgaaatcCGTTCAGGAACATTACTGCAGGTGTAATGTCGTTACTGGTTTAATTTATGAGAAATAGAGACGTGGGGTGTTTTATACCAGTTTTATACCTAGTTTTGAACCACCCAGTGTTTAAACTAGGAATGACTTCTTTTTAGACTTTAGATCAGTGGGccgacttttatttaatgtctaCCTAAAATACCTCACGGGCCGTTTCAGAAAGGGTAACGGGACACACCCCTGTGGCAAGGTCGCGCTGCTGGTAGAGGGAAAGAAGCatatctagtcgtatccagttgcCCAGATGCATCTtatccactgctgcagaccccgacCGTGACCGAGGAGGCCTGGGACTAGTTtcctttcacctgcaccagacggGCGtgtatggagatctgtatcgtgcacggagagtgtGCGTTATCCCCTGTCTATTATcagtgccatcgatcagccactAGAAGGCagaattgcaccagttatgatgaGCCATTACTGTCTGTGTTATGGTCTGATCTGGAGCTCTAGAGGGATGCGGTAAAATATCATTATAAAGACTTTTGAGAAGTtataaatgctgtttttttatttattgtgtgtgtgtgtgtgtgaggagtttTACTCTCCATTAGTGTGTCTGATGGATCCGCCGGCGCTGTCGGATCTCAGATAGTGGATCACGTCTGCTTGATCCTGGATAAACCGCTGGATCTGGAAAACAAACACCGACTCTGTGATCTGAGCAGTGATTGGCTAGCGAAATAGTCTGCCGCGCTACCAGAACGGCTTATTTTATATagcatgcagtgtgtgtgtgtgtgtgtgtgtgtgtgtgtgtgtgtggtgttcctCACCCTGTTCAGCTGCTCGTGAGTGTCGACGCCTTCTTCTCCGCCCGCTCCCCCGTCAGTCATGTGATACAGGTTAAGAGTCACGACCTTTATCTGACCCAGCAGCAGTGTGGATTTTGCCGCCGTGGCCTGGATGTGGTCCCACGCCGATTCCTGAAATAAAAATCGTAAATCGTGATGGGCGTCGTTTCGCTTTGAGTCGTTCGTGGTGGCGTTTTGTTCGTGGCGGGTCGTACCAGTTCGAGACCCTGCGACAGGACGCAGTCGAGCTCGGTGCGGAGTTTGGAGACGGTGTTGCCGTGCTGCAGGAGCTTGGAGCGCCGCTCGCTGACGTAGCGCCTCAGTTCCGCGTCCTCGTTCTCCTTCTGTCCCTCCGCCTTGCTCTGGCGCTTTAGCAGGTGCTCCCGCGTCGAGATCAGCGTCTCGAAGCGGCCCGTGAGCTGCCCCACGTCTTCGAACTGAAAGAGCGAGAGATTTGACGTCCTGAATGCGGCTTCATCTCGCTGAGGGTTCGGTTGGTCATGTGACTTACTTTCTTAGCCGTGGTCAGTACGTTATGCAGGAAGTGGCGGTAGATTTCGTAGCGATGGGCGCTGGCCTGCAGTCGCTCCTTCTGCTCCAGCAGGGCGGCGATGTTCGTGTGTAACTGCTGCAGCTCCTGCTCTCGGTCCTTCACTGCAGCTCGCTCCGTCTCGGCCTTCTTCAGCCCCCGCGCCCGCTTCCCATCGTTCTCctaacagagacagacagagagagagagacagagagagacagacagagagagacagacagagagagacagacagagagagacagacagacagagagagacagacagacagagagagacagacagagagagacagacagagagagagagataaataTCCAGTGTTGTGGATTCCTGTGCTGCTGATGTTTCCAAGAGCAGTCTGGAACTTGGTAGTGAATATGGCTTTACACTTAAGCAATCTGTCATGTTCTGTGTGCTGGCAGATTTacggctgagc
The DNA window shown above is from Trichomycterus rosablanca isolate fTriRos1 chromosome 26, fTriRos1.hap1, whole genome shotgun sequence and carries:
- the cfap73 gene encoding coiled-coil domain-containing protein 42 homolog; the protein is MSVNLEDYFHTVFEEQLSARFSVHEDDDLRSGAMRLLDKHRELQQMDATLQTQRQEFEVKKESLRQKREELKTQEENLKDSLLKFDRFLKENDGKRARGLKKAETERAAVKDREQELQQLHTNIAALLEQKERLQASAHRYEIYRHFLHNVLTTAKKFEDVGQLTGRFETLISTREHLLKRQSKAEGQKENEDAELRRYVSERRSKLLQHGNTVSKLRTELDCVLSQGLELESAWDHIQATAAKSTLLLGQIKVVTLNLYHMTDGGAGGEEGVDTHEQLNRIQRFIQDQADVIHYLRSDSAGGSIRHTNGE